A genomic stretch from Leptotrichia sp. HSP-536 includes:
- a CDS encoding phospho-sugar mutase yields the protein MDYMKKYEYWLNSEAVDEKDKEELRNLAGNEKEIEDRFFKDLSFGTGGIRGVRGIGTNRINKYVIRKATQGLANYMLGFDEKLAKEKGIIIAHDCRIGSREYALNTARVMAANGIKAYIYEDLRSTPELSFGVRYKGTMAGIVVTASHNPVEYNGYKVYWDDGAQVVDPHAPSIVAEVNKIQTLEEIKVISEAEGREKGLIIQLDGKIDDDYLDAIKTQTLKTNVPGKENFKIVYTPLHGTGGRPMKRILSDFGYSYEVVKEQIEPDGNFPTVVYANPEEKAAFKLGVKLADEIGAKLVMANDPDADRIGIAVKDDKNEWYYPNGNQVGLLLLQYLLNNKTDIPANAKVITTVVSTPMIDVVAPSKGVEVMKTLTGFKYIGEKIRQFENKELDGTYLFGFEESYGYLIGTHARDKDALVTSMVIAEMATYYDSIGSSIYEELQKLYKEFGYYLEGIKSVTLKGKDGIEQMAALMANLRENIKDELLGKKIKVKRDFFSHKEYDLEKGTETEIKLPKENVLQFVLEDNTYITARPSGTEPKIKFYFSVNADSDENVKAKLDKTMKEFSEFLGL from the coding sequence ATGGACTACATGAAAAAATATGAATATTGGCTAAATTCAGAAGCAGTTGATGAAAAAGACAAAGAAGAATTAAGAAATTTGGCTGGGAATGAAAAAGAAATTGAAGATAGATTTTTTAAAGATTTAAGTTTTGGAACTGGTGGAATTAGAGGAGTTCGTGGAATTGGAACAAATAGAATTAATAAATACGTAATTAGAAAAGCGACTCAAGGACTTGCAAATTATATGTTAGGTTTTGATGAAAAATTAGCAAAGGAAAAAGGAATTATTATTGCTCATGACTGCAGAATCGGTTCAAGAGAATATGCTTTAAATACAGCTAGAGTTATGGCTGCCAATGGAATTAAAGCCTATATTTATGAAGATTTGCGTTCTACTCCTGAATTGTCGTTTGGGGTAAGATACAAAGGAACTATGGCGGGAATCGTTGTAACTGCTTCACATAACCCTGTAGAATATAATGGATACAAAGTTTACTGGGATGACGGAGCACAAGTTGTAGACCCGCACGCACCTTCTATTGTTGCTGAAGTTAACAAAATTCAAACTCTTGAAGAAATTAAAGTTATTTCTGAAGCAGAAGGAAGAGAAAAAGGACTAATTATTCAATTGGACGGAAAAATTGATGATGATTACTTAGACGCTATTAAAACACAGACTTTAAAAACAAATGTTCCAGGAAAAGAAAACTTTAAAATAGTTTATACTCCGCTTCACGGAACTGGTGGACGTCCAATGAAACGTATCTTATCTGATTTTGGATACAGCTATGAAGTTGTAAAAGAACAAATTGAACCAGATGGAAATTTCCCAACAGTAGTTTATGCTAATCCAGAAGAAAAAGCGGCATTCAAACTTGGCGTAAAATTAGCTGATGAAATTGGAGCAAAATTAGTTATGGCAAACGATCCTGATGCGGATAGAATCGGTATTGCAGTAAAAGATGATAAAAATGAATGGTATTATCCAAATGGAAACCAAGTTGGACTACTATTGTTACAATATCTATTAAATAATAAGACAGATATTCCTGCAAACGCAAAAGTTATCACAACAGTTGTTTCTACACCAATGATTGACGTTGTTGCACCTTCTAAAGGCGTTGAAGTAATGAAGACATTGACTGGATTTAAATATATTGGAGAAAAAATTAGACAATTTGAAAATAAGGAATTGGACGGAACATATTTATTTGGATTTGAAGAAAGTTACGGATATTTAATTGGAACTCATGCGAGAGATAAAGATGCGCTGGTAACTTCAATGGTAATTGCTGAAATGGCTACTTACTATGATTCAATCGGAAGTTCAATTTATGAAGAATTGCAAAAATTATACAAAGAATTTGGATATTACTTGGAAGGAATAAAATCTGTAACTCTTAAAGGAAAAGATGGAATTGAACAAATGGCAGCTCTTATGGCTAATTTGAGAGAAAATATAAAAGATGAATTACTTGGTAAAAAAATAAAAGTTAAACGTGACTTCTTCTCACACAAAGAATATGACTTGGAAAAAGGAACTGAAACTGAAATAAAATTACCAAAAGAAAATGTTTTACAATTTGTTCTGGAAGACAATACATATATTACAGCACGTCCATCTGGAACAGAGCCAAAAATCAAATTCTACTTTAGTGTAAATGCAGATTCAGATGAAAATGTAAAAGCAAAACTTGATAAAACAATGAAAGAATTTTCAGAATTCTTAGGATTATAA
- the hemW gene encoding radical SAM family heme chaperone HemW, translating to MIEIKNKNIDAIYIHIPFCDKKCEYCDFCTFVRMEREYRKYVDYLIREIRMYPKFKYDTIYFGGGTPSVLPVKMIQEIMEKFEWTENAEITLELNPTDMTLEKLKEIREIGINRLSIGIQSFQNHVLKFIGRQHSSDDAVNVYRMAREAGFENITVDLMFGIPNQSIEDLQRDLNILKELKPENVSIYSLIWEEGTVFWSKLQKGILSEIDQDVEAQMYEMIIEFFNENGYCHYEISNFARIDKKFENIEKINIENEYLKNYKLEKEEVKKLKIESFEKIEENQKNSGRHNLKYWKNQEFIGVGMSAASFYEKNRHSNVRTFKKYYNLIDNHNLPTDENSIEIVDEIEREKLKNMLGLRLIQEGIEYFEDEKVEKLIKNGLLEKFAMKKIEKEECEIEKNQKIKNS from the coding sequence ATGATAGAAATAAAAAATAAAAATATTGATGCGATATATATTCATATTCCGTTTTGTGATAAAAAGTGTGAATATTGTGACTTTTGCACGTTTGTGAGAATGGAGAGGGAATATAGAAAGTATGTAGATTATTTGATTCGGGAAATCAGGATGTATCCGAAGTTTAAGTATGATACGATTTATTTTGGGGGAGGAACGCCGTCGGTACTGCCTGTGAAAATGATACAGGAGATAATGGAGAAATTTGAATGGACTGAAAATGCTGAGATTACTTTGGAATTGAATCCGACGGATATGACTTTGGAAAAGTTGAAGGAAATTCGGGAAATTGGGATAAATCGGCTGAGTATTGGGATACAGAGTTTTCAGAATCACGTGTTGAAATTTATTGGGAGGCAGCATAGTTCAGATGATGCAGTAAATGTGTACAGAATGGCTAGAGAAGCTGGATTTGAGAATATAACCGTGGATTTGATGTTTGGGATTCCTAATCAAAGCATTGAAGATTTACAGCGAGATTTGAACATTTTGAAAGAATTAAAGCCTGAGAATGTTTCGATTTATTCGCTTATTTGGGAAGAAGGGACTGTTTTCTGGAGTAAGTTGCAAAAGGGTATTCTATCAGAGATTGATCAGGATGTGGAAGCTCAGATGTATGAGATGATTATTGAGTTTTTTAATGAAAATGGGTATTGTCATTATGAAATATCAAATTTTGCACGGATTGATAAGAAATTTGAAAATATTGAAAAAATTAATATTGAAAATGAATATTTGAAAAATTATAAATTGGAAAAAGAAGAAGTAAAAAAGTTAAAAATAGAAAGTTTTGAAAAAATTGAGGAAAATCAGAAAAATAGCGGACGGCATAATTTAAAATATTGGAAAAATCAGGAATTTATTGGCGTAGGAATGAGTGCAGCCAGTTTTTATGAAAAAAATCGGCATAGTAATGTGAGAACATTTAAAAAATATTATAATTTAATTGATAATCATAATTTGCCGACTGATGAAAATTCAATTGAAATTGTGGATGAAATTGAACGTGAAAAACTTAAAAATATGCTGGGATTACGGCTTATTCAAGAAGGAATTGAATATTTTGAAGATGAAAAAGTTGAGAAATTGATAAAAAATGGACTGCTGGAAAAATTTGCTATGAAAAAAATTGAAAAAGAAGAGTGTGAAATAGAGAAAAATCAAAAAATAAAAAATTCTTGA
- a CDS encoding YggS family pyridoxal phosphate-dependent enzyme, which yields MELNSVKIHQNYEKILENVKKYSPYPEKVKILFVSKYLNVEEHKAVIDMGYDYFGENRAQLYRDKLNEFSHEKYKNIKWDFIGRLQKNKIKYIINSVNLVHSIDSYQLLEEINKKAIENNRVINGLVQINISKEESKTGVYIEDFKKDSEKYFSMSNVKIAGFMTMAPFDASEYEINNYFSKMRELKEEYEKEYDYITELSMGMSNDYVEALKNGATIIRIGSKLFE from the coding sequence ATGGAACTCAATAGTGTAAAAATTCATCAAAATTATGAAAAAATTCTGGAAAATGTGAAAAAGTATTCACCATATCCAGAAAAAGTAAAAATTTTATTTGTAAGCAAGTATTTGAATGTGGAAGAACATAAGGCTGTAATTGATATGGGCTATGATTATTTTGGTGAAAATCGGGCTCAGCTTTATCGAGACAAGCTAAATGAATTTTCCCATGAAAAATATAAAAACATCAAATGGGATTTTATTGGGCGGTTACAGAAAAATAAAATTAAATACATAATAAATAGTGTGAATTTAGTACATTCAATTGATTCTTACCAGCTTTTGGAGGAAATAAACAAAAAAGCTATTGAAAATAATAGAGTTATAAATGGATTGGTGCAGATTAACATTTCAAAAGAAGAATCCAAAACAGGAGTTTATATTGAAGATTTTAAAAAGGATAGCGAAAAATATTTTTCAATGAGTAATGTAAAAATAGCTGGATTTATGACAATGGCTCCGTTTGATGCTAGCGAATACGAAATAAATAATTATTTTTCAAAAATGAGAGAATTAAAAGAGGAATACGAAAAAGAATATGATTATATTACTGAGCTTTCTATGGGAATGTCTAATGATTATGTAGAAGCCTTGAAAAATGGTGCAACTATAATTAGGATAGGAAGTAAGTTATTTGAATAG
- a CDS encoding cell division protein SepF, which produces MGLKRKLMEFFGDDIEDEDDELSEELSNDEKKETATEQSSQNQQAKVQHKTTTNRVEQEKQQEERKGIGSLFGVGKKEESTKMASSKVSYVSIIRPKVFEDSRLIADAIKENKVVTFSLEFLEYEVGQRVIDFVSGAAYAMNAHLSKVTDKVLTSIPVGIDYEDIDASLGEETRDSNLL; this is translated from the coding sequence TTGGGACTTAAAAGAAAATTAATGGAATTTTTTGGCGATGATATTGAAGATGAAGATGATGAATTATCTGAAGAATTGTCAAATGATGAAAAAAAAGAAACAGCAACAGAACAGTCGTCACAAAATCAGCAAGCAAAAGTTCAACATAAAACAACAACAAATAGGGTAGAGCAGGAAAAACAACAAGAAGAAAGAAAAGGCATTGGAAGTCTTTTTGGAGTAGGAAAAAAGGAGGAAAGTACAAAAATGGCGTCGTCAAAAGTGAGCTATGTTTCGATTATCAGACCAAAAGTTTTTGAAGATTCGAGATTAATTGCAGATGCAATTAAAGAAAACAAAGTTGTAACATTCAGTCTGGAATTTTTAGAATATGAAGTAGGACAACGAGTAATAGATTTTGTAAGTGGAGCAGCTTATGCAATGAATGCACATCTTTCAAAAGTTACAGACAAAGTTTTGACTTCAATTCCAGTTGGAATTGACTATGAAGATATTGATGCTTCATTAGGTGAAGAAACAAGAGACAGCAATCTCTTATAA